The proteins below come from a single Desulfovibrio sp. JC022 genomic window:
- a CDS encoding sigma-54 dependent transcriptional regulator: MNKTLFPKNPVLLVDDEETWTRSFSLALKSAGINNILCCNDSREVESILETTEVEVIAADLAMPHVSGEDLIRLVTSKHADIPILVITGMSQVETAVQCVKLGAFDFFVKTYDKSSLVSGIRHAIQIRELKRENTTLRSRFFDDRLELPEIFENIVTANAAMRSIFKYIEAIAESSQPVLITGESGVGKELVASAVHKASGRAGEFVPVNVAGLDDNIFADTLFGHKKGAFTGADKARPGLVVNAAGGTLFLDEIGDLAHASQLKLLRLVQEREYMAIGSDLTRKTDARIIAATNIDPEELNESDKFRSDLYYRLKAHHIHIPPLRERREDLPLLVDHFINEYCKAEKRSRPDVPAELINLLMGYNFPGNVRELQFLIMDAVSCTEGKSLNIERLQRHIGKVSSVAADPSQPVPAGQKIAFGAVLPTLKEACEELTLEAMRRADNSQSVAAESLGISRQALNKRLNNMKRENNDN; the protein is encoded by the coding sequence ATGAACAAAACCTTATTTCCTAAAAATCCTGTGCTCCTTGTTGATGACGAGGAAACATGGACCCGCTCCTTCTCTCTTGCCCTCAAGTCTGCGGGCATAAACAATATCTTGTGCTGTAACGACAGCCGCGAAGTGGAATCAATCCTTGAAACCACTGAAGTGGAAGTTATTGCGGCAGATCTAGCTATGCCTCATGTTTCAGGGGAAGATTTGATCAGACTGGTCACCTCAAAACATGCGGATATCCCCATTCTGGTTATAACCGGCATGAGTCAGGTTGAAACTGCTGTGCAGTGTGTCAAGCTGGGGGCCTTTGATTTCTTCGTCAAAACTTACGATAAAAGTTCGTTGGTTTCGGGGATCAGACACGCGATTCAAATCAGGGAGCTTAAAAGGGAAAACACCACCCTGCGTTCCCGGTTTTTTGATGATCGTCTAGAACTTCCTGAAATTTTTGAGAATATAGTCACTGCAAACGCGGCCATGCGTTCCATCTTCAAATACATCGAGGCCATTGCCGAATCGTCCCAACCGGTGTTGATTACCGGGGAATCCGGGGTGGGCAAGGAACTAGTGGCCAGTGCCGTGCATAAAGCCAGCGGACGTGCCGGGGAATTTGTTCCGGTCAACGTGGCCGGACTTGATGATAATATCTTTGCCGATACCCTTTTCGGACATAAGAAAGGAGCCTTTACCGGGGCGGATAAGGCCCGTCCGGGATTGGTGGTCAATGCCGCGGGGGGAACCCTTTTCCTCGATGAAATAGGAGACTTGGCCCATGCTTCGCAGTTGAAATTGTTGAGGTTGGTTCAGGAACGGGAATACATGGCTATCGGCTCGGACCTGACCCGCAAGACCGATGCCCGTATCATCGCCGCCACCAACATCGATCCCGAAGAACTGAACGAGAGCGACAAGTTCCGTAGCGATCTTTATTACAGGCTCAAAGCCCACCACATTCACATTCCGCCACTGCGGGAACGCAGGGAAGATCTGCCGTTGTTGGTGGATCATTTTATAAACGAGTATTGTAAAGCCGAAAAACGCTCCAGACCAGATGTGCCTGCGGAGTTGATCAATCTGCTCATGGGTTATAATTTCCCCGGCAATGTGCGTGAACTCCAATTTCTGATTATGGATGCGGTCAGCTGTACCGAGGGTAAGAGCCTGAACATTGAACGGTTGCAAAGGCATATTGGGAAAGTCTCCTCTGTGGCTGCTGATCCTTCCCAGCCTGTTCCGGCAGGGCAGAAAATTGCATTCGGGGCCGTATTGCCCACTCTAAAGGAAGCGTGTGAGGAATTGACCCTTGAAGCTATGCGCCGTGCTGACAACAGCCAGTCCGTAGCAGCCGAGAGCCTTGGAATTTCCCGGCAGGCCTTGAATAAGAGGCTGAATAATATGAAACGGGAAAATAACGATAACTGA
- a CDS encoding PAS domain-containing sensor histidine kinase, producing the protein MGSETKHLKEKISLLAEQNSRLRKEIKQLRTLIDAPRNLMQFSFDPQYRYITYNQAHFEFIKHNWGVTIRPGMNILDIFPNDQDRESARGHFDRVLRGESYILKREYKRRKGETRFYENTYVPVFENGVIVAGSVAAHDITEWSEIEEEGRKYRAIFDKALEGIFRSTAKGRFIEANQEMARILGYASPEDLMESILDISSQLYCDPVERDTVMAILRDQELVKDFETRMFRKDGTSIWVEFNARCEKDEEGHTLYVEGKLTDISTRKENDRRRQQMVQAEKMASLGVLVAGVAHEINNPNSYLTLNLPTLRDVWNDAQEILDEYSDEHGDFVLGGLEYSELREQFPYLLGEMIEGAGRIKDIVSQLKDYSRQDSEDARELVELNNIVRGALTFVRHKIKKSVRHFELTLPEKGPVVEGNPQRLIQVLMNLIVNSCEAMSEEDSHLSISVNTERDENNKDAQAMIIVKDNGHGIPEENLRHIEDPFFTTKRDSGGTGLGLSISSSIIKKNNGSLEFLSPPGGGAVAVMKLPLYK; encoded by the coding sequence ATGGGGTCAGAGACAAAGCACTTAAAGGAAAAGATCAGTCTTCTCGCAGAGCAGAACAGCCGTTTACGTAAAGAAATAAAGCAGTTGCGGACACTCATTGATGCCCCTCGCAATTTGATGCAGTTTTCATTTGATCCGCAGTATCGTTACATAACCTACAATCAGGCCCATTTTGAATTCATCAAGCACAATTGGGGTGTGACCATCCGGCCCGGAATGAATATTCTGGATATATTTCCCAATGATCAGGACCGTGAGTCCGCACGGGGCCATTTTGACCGGGTTCTAAGAGGCGAGTCGTATATCCTGAAAAGGGAATATAAGCGTCGCAAAGGTGAAACCCGTTTCTATGAAAATACCTATGTTCCGGTTTTTGAAAATGGGGTGATCGTTGCCGGATCGGTGGCAGCCCATGACATTACCGAATGGAGCGAAATAGAAGAGGAGGGCCGTAAGTACCGGGCAATTTTTGACAAGGCTCTCGAAGGAATTTTCCGCTCTACGGCAAAAGGAAGATTCATAGAGGCCAATCAGGAGATGGCTCGAATTCTGGGGTATGCCAGCCCGGAAGATCTCATGGAGTCTATCCTCGACATCAGCAGTCAGCTTTATTGCGACCCGGTTGAGCGGGATACGGTCATGGCTATCCTGCGCGATCAGGAGCTGGTCAAGGACTTCGAGACGCGCATGTTCCGTAAGGACGGCACATCCATCTGGGTTGAATTCAATGCCCGCTGCGAAAAAGATGAAGAAGGGCACACCCTTTATGTGGAGGGCAAGCTCACCGATATTTCTACGCGAAAGGAAAATGACCGCCGCCGCCAGCAGATGGTGCAGGCTGAGAAAATGGCCTCGCTCGGCGTTCTTGTGGCCGGGGTGGCCCACGAAATCAATAATCCCAACAGCTACCTGACCTTGAATCTGCCCACATTGCGTGATGTCTGGAATGATGCGCAGGAGATTCTTGATGAATACAGTGACGAGCACGGTGATTTTGTTCTTGGAGGGTTGGAATATTCCGAATTGCGCGAACAGTTTCCTTACCTGCTAGGCGAAATGATTGAAGGAGCGGGGCGCATCAAGGACATAGTCTCCCAGCTTAAGGACTATTCAAGGCAGGACAGTGAAGATGCCCGCGAGCTTGTGGAGCTCAACAATATAGTGCGCGGGGCTTTGACCTTTGTGCGGCATAAGATCAAAAAGTCTGTTCGTCATTTCGAACTTACGCTACCTGAAAAGGGTCCGGTGGTGGAAGGTAACCCGCAGCGGCTCATTCAGGTGCTTATGAACCTCATAGTCAACAGTTGCGAGGCTATGTCAGAGGAAGACAGCCATTTATCCATCTCTGTGAACACGGAGCGGGATGAGAACAATAAAGATGCGCAGGCCATGATCATCGTAAAAGATAATGGACACGGCATCCCGGAAGAGAATCTGCGTCATATCGAGGACCCGTTTTTTACCACCAAACGTGACAGTGGCGGGACCGGGCTTGGCCTTTCCATTTCCTCAAGCATAATCAAAAAGAATAACGGCAGCCTTGAATTTTTATCCCCGCCCGGTGGAGGTGCTGTAGCGGTTATGAAGTTACCGCTTTATAAGTGA